ACTTTACGACAATCAGGGTATTGATCCCCAAAATATCACAGAAATTATTAAAAATAAGCTGCGCATCAATCCGCAGTACGTACGCACCGAACACATAGAATCATTTCCATTATCACAAAACGGCAAAATAAACTATCCTATGTTACAAAACTTACAGCATGAAAACATTTAAAACCCTTATATTACTTTTACTTCTTGTCAGCTTTCCGTTAATCCTTTCTGCCCAGCAGAATGATCGTGTTCACGGTAAAGTCATGCTGTCTGAGAAAGAACCTGTTAAAAACGCCCTTTTAAGGTTAGTGAATACACCTTATCAGGCAAAAACCAATAATTTAGGAGAATATTACTTTGATAATGTGCCGCCCGGAGAATATACCCTTCAGGTGGTTTTAAATGATATCGAACTGATGCGGGAACCAATCCGTATTGAGAAAGAGGTGTTTGAAATCCCTGTTGTTTATACTACAGCAGATAATAATGTCATTGAAGGAATCACAGTATATGCCGTAAGCAGAAACAAATTTCTGGATAAGGACAGTACTTCCATCTCTAAAATGCCTCTGAGAAACCTTGAAAATCCTCAGATGTATACCAGCATCAACCGACAGATCCTTAAGGAACAGCTCGTGTATGATGTGTCAGACGCTTTGAAGAACGTTCCGGGTATTGTTAAGATGCAGGGAAGTGCGGGTAGAGCAGGAGACGGAAGTTTTTATTACAACTTAAGAGGATTTCCGACCAGAGTTTCTATGGTAGATGGTGTTCCGGCAACAACCAACTCCGAAATTGATCCTGCAGACATTGAACGTATCGATGTAATCAAAGGACCTTCCGGAACATTATACGGTGGAGCTGTTAATTCTTTTGGAGGATTGATTAATGTAGTGACGAAAAAACCGAAGGATTATTTTGGAGGTGAAGTTTCTTATCTGATGGGAAGCTACAATTTAAACCGTGTAACTGCTGATGTATACGGCCCGATCACGGATTCAAGGAAAACCTTATTCCGTTTGAATGCAGCCTATCAGTATCAGAATGGTTTCAGAGATTCTGAATTCAGAAAATCAATGTTTGTGGCTCCTACATTCAGCTATGAGGTAAATGATCGCTTAAAATTCAATCTGGGGGCACAGATTTATACATATGAAGGAACCAATACTCCGATCATCTTCCTGTCCAGAACAAGAAAGTTTTTCGCAACAACTCCTGATGAACTTGGATTCGACTGGAAAAGATCTTATTCCAATAATGATATGAGTTTAAAAGCGCCTTCCATCAACGTAAAAGCTGAGGTGAATTACAAAATTTCTGATCACTGGACTTCACAGACTCTAATTTCAAGAAACTACAGAAAAACGGAAGGGTTATACCAATATCAGTTTATCAGAGGAAATGACAGCGATGCCATGCTGGAACGTAATGTACAGTGGCAGAATTCTGAAGGGGCTTCTACCAGTATTCAGCAGAATTTTAACGGTGAGTTCAAAATCGGGAAAATCAAAAATAAAGTTCTTATCGGGTTGGACTATTTAAATCAGTCATTGAACTATAATAATTCCCCGATCGTTAAATACGATACGATCAACGGAAGAAATCTGACTCCAAAATATGGTGCAATTTCAAGAGATCTGGCGCTTCAAAAAATACAGCTGTCAAAAGCTGCCTTGGAAAGAACTACCACATCGTCTAACATATACGGGGCCTATATTTCCGATGCTGTTTACATTACTGACCGTTTGATTACTTTGTTAAGTTTACGTTTTGATCATTATGAAAGTAAAGGACAGCTTAATCTGAACAACTATACTAATTCAGGAGCGTTCAATCAAAATGCATGGTCTCCGAAAGTCGGGATCTTGTATCAGATCTTTAAAGACCGTCTGTCAGCTTATGCCAACTATATGAACGGTTTCAGCTACACCGCTCCGGCATCCCAGCCGCTTCCGGACTACAGCGGAGACTTCAAGCCACAGAAATCTAATCAGTGGGAAGTTGGAGTAAAAGGAAATCTCTGGAGAAATAAGGTAAACTTCACCGTAGGATATTATGATATTCTGGTTAACAATATGTTAAGAGGAGTTGATGTAGTTCGTGACGGAAAAAGCTATAGTGTAACCATTCAGGATGGCGAGCAGAGAAGCAAGGGGATTGAAATTGAAACGATTCTGAACCCTATTCACGGATTGAATATTATGACCGGATATTCTTACAACGACAGTAAATTTGTAAAAGCGGCTGCTAATGTTGATGGACGCCGTCCTTCATCTGCGGGACCTGCTAACGTATTCAATTCATGGATCAGCTACATATTGCCAATCAAAGGACTTCAGGGACTAGGGTTAGGTTTTGGAGTGAACCGTGTAGGTCAACAGATAACTGTTGATAATGCAACTACCGGACAGTTTGTTTTCCCGGCGTATACTTTAATTAATGCCTCTGTGTCCCTTGAAAAAGAAAGATACAGATTAGGATTTAAGATGAATAATTTAGGAAATGCACAGTATTTTGCAGGGCAGGGGGTTGTAGTAGCCCAGATGCCTCGTAACTTTGTTGCTGAGGTCAGCCTTAAATTTTAAGAATGAAGTTGACATTTAGAAAAATTATACATCAGATACATCTATGGCTCGGACTAACGTCCGGGCTTATAGTTGTTATCATGGCAGCTACCGGCTGCATCCTTGCCTTTGAAAAAGAACTGAAACATGCATTACATCCTGAAAAATATTATGTAAAAACCATAAAAAAAGAAAAGCTGAAATTTTCTGAACTCAAACTGAAAGCAGAACAGGCATTACCAGACAGTCTGAAGGTAAGCAGGGTAGAAATTTCCTCAGATCCTTCCCGAAGTTATGCTTTCCGTACTTTGAAAATGGATAAAGAGGCCCTGACTTATTGGGGGTCTTATATTTATTATTACAGAGTTTATGTAGACCCTTACACCGGAAAAGTTCTGGAAGTAGAAAATGCAAAAACCGATTTTTTTGAAATCGTGATGGATCTTCACAGAAGATTACTGCTTGGAGAGAAAATCGGGAAAGCCATTACCGGATATGCTACCATCATATTTGCAGTAATGCTTTTTTCAGGTCTGGTGATCTGGGTTCCGAAAAAAATAAACAAGAATGCTCTGAAAGGAATGTTTTTCATCAAAACATCCGCAAAATGGAAAAGGATCAATTATGATGTTCACAATGTACTGGGTTTTTATTCCGTTATCCCTCTGCTTTTGATTTCATATGCCGCATTGATATGGAATTTTGAAGAAATGGATCAATGGGTAAAAAAAACGCTTAACGGAAAGGCAAAGACTGAACAGAAAGCCAAAAGTACAGTACCAACTACAGAAACTCCGGATTCAAAAAATATTCTGGATATGGTTGGAAACAGAGTAGAGCAAAGTCTTGCAGATAAAAAATCAGCGCTGATCAGCTTTCCGAAAACAGAAGAAGGGACCTATTATGCCGAAGTAACCTATGGTAACAGACAGTATCAGAATGAACAGTTCAATTTCGATCGGTATTCAGGAAAAATACTGAAATATCAATCTTATAAAAACGAAAATATCGGATATGGAACAGCATTAAGAGAAAGAAATTATGATCTTCACACCGGAAGTATCTTAGGAATGACAGGAAGGTTTTTATATCTTTTTGCAGGAATCATTGCCGCCTCGCTTCCAATCACAGGTTTTATCATCTATTTAAACAAGAAAAAGAAAAAACCTAAGAAAAAGAAAGGATCATAAAATTTCTGTTTCTTTTAATCTTTACCAAACAGGAGAGTATAATCATTGTATTATGCTCTCTTTTTATTCTCCGATTCAGCAGATCTATAGAAAGATATTAGAAAATGCAAAGGGCGCAAGGCTTTGAATCATTATGCTGTTTTTAAGGCGCAAGAAAACCAAAGGTTTTTAGCTATTTTTTTCAAATAAAATATATCAGTAATCTGTATATTCTGTGGGAAATTATTTTAACCACAAAAAAGTTTTTACACTTAAGATTAAAGTGACAAGCTTTATGTTGAGAAGAACACTTAAGCTTAAAAATCAAAGATTTTTATGAATTTTGCAGTGTGAAATTTTATCGCAGATAAAATCATTGCGACCTTTTTATACAGCTTGTAAATAACTCTTGCGACCTCGCGTATTCCAAAAAATCTGTGATATCAAAACTCAGATCAATTTCTTT
This region of Chryseobacterium vaccae genomic DNA includes:
- a CDS encoding TonB-dependent receptor, which codes for MKTFKTLILLLLLVSFPLILSAQQNDRVHGKVMLSEKEPVKNALLRLVNTPYQAKTNNLGEYYFDNVPPGEYTLQVVLNDIELMREPIRIEKEVFEIPVVYTTADNNVIEGITVYAVSRNKFLDKDSTSISKMPLRNLENPQMYTSINRQILKEQLVYDVSDALKNVPGIVKMQGSAGRAGDGSFYYNLRGFPTRVSMVDGVPATTNSEIDPADIERIDVIKGPSGTLYGGAVNSFGGLINVVTKKPKDYFGGEVSYLMGSYNLNRVTADVYGPITDSRKTLFRLNAAYQYQNGFRDSEFRKSMFVAPTFSYEVNDRLKFNLGAQIYTYEGTNTPIIFLSRTRKFFATTPDELGFDWKRSYSNNDMSLKAPSINVKAEVNYKISDHWTSQTLISRNYRKTEGLYQYQFIRGNDSDAMLERNVQWQNSEGASTSIQQNFNGEFKIGKIKNKVLIGLDYLNQSLNYNNSPIVKYDTINGRNLTPKYGAISRDLALQKIQLSKAALERTTTSSNIYGAYISDAVYITDRLITLLSLRFDHYESKGQLNLNNYTNSGAFNQNAWSPKVGILYQIFKDRLSAYANYMNGFSYTAPASQPLPDYSGDFKPQKSNQWEVGVKGNLWRNKVNFTVGYYDILVNNMLRGVDVVRDGKSYSVTIQDGEQRSKGIEIETILNPIHGLNIMTGYSYNDSKFVKAAANVDGRRPSSAGPANVFNSWISYILPIKGLQGLGLGFGVNRVGQQITVDNATTGQFVFPAYTLINASVSLEKERYRLGFKMNNLGNAQYFAGQGVVVAQMPRNFVAEVSLKF
- a CDS encoding PepSY-associated TM helix domain-containing protein produces the protein MKLTFRKIIHQIHLWLGLTSGLIVVIMAATGCILAFEKELKHALHPEKYYVKTIKKEKLKFSELKLKAEQALPDSLKVSRVEISSDPSRSYAFRTLKMDKEALTYWGSYIYYYRVYVDPYTGKVLEVENAKTDFFEIVMDLHRRLLLGEKIGKAITGYATIIFAVMLFSGLVIWVPKKINKNALKGMFFIKTSAKWKRINYDVHNVLGFYSVIPLLLISYAALIWNFEEMDQWVKKTLNGKAKTEQKAKSTVPTTETPDSKNILDMVGNRVEQSLADKKSALISFPKTEEGTYYAEVTYGNRQYQNEQFNFDRYSGKILKYQSYKNENIGYGTALRERNYDLHTGSILGMTGRFLYLFAGIIAASLPITGFIIYLNKKKKKPKKKKGS